The genomic interval GACTTACCACACTGCTTCATCACTTGGTAGGTTTTGGATTTAATTTCCTGGTTTTTGGAAAGGTTTCCTCTGGCTCCTTTGAGGTCTTCTTCCTTCACAGGGGGACGCTTCTTTTTCACAGGGGCTGGCTAAGAAACACACGTATTTCCCACACATCAGTATGGCAT from Columba livia isolate bColLiv1 breed racing homer chromosome 10, bColLiv1.pat.W.v2, whole genome shotgun sequence carries:
- the STIMATE gene encoding musculoskeletal embryonic nuclear protein 1 isoform X1, which produces MSQPAPVKKKRPPVKEEDLKGARGNLSKNQEIKSKTYQVMKQCEQMGSAAPSIFSRDRTGGETVFEKPKEEPAKSVFG